Proteins encoded in a region of the Puniceibacterium sp. IMCC21224 genome:
- the ligA gene encoding NAD-dependent DNA ligase LigA, with amino-acid sequence MEKRAVEALTETQAREELADLAFRLNRANSDYHADDRPVLSDADYDALKRRNAEIEAQFPELKRSDSPSDRIGAAPSEGFGKVTHTTRMMSLGNAFDRGEVIEFDTRIRRYLGLSEEGALHYTAEPKIDGLSLSLRYESGRLVQAATRGDGTVGENVTANALTIDDIPADLTDAPEVLEVRGEVYMSHADFASLNARQTERGGKTFANPRNAAAGSLRQLDARITQNRPLRFFAYAWGTLSEPLAYTQMSAIARLAELGFCVNPLTRVCDGPDEMLAHYSAIEGQRATLGYDIDGVVYKVNDLALQERLGFRSTTPRWAIAHKFPAELAWTRLEAIDIKVGRTGALSPVARLSPVTVGGVVVSNATLHNEDYIAGRDSFGAQIRDGKDIRIGDWVQVYRAGDVIPKIADLDLSRRPDSAKSFEFPTTCPECQSDAVREEGDAVRRCSGGLICPAQAVEKLKHFVARNAFDIEGLGAKQIEQFYRDGWIKEPADIFDLKKKYGSGLQQLKNREGWGDKSAANLFAAIDEKRKISLGRVIFALGLRHVGEAGSNLLARHYGTWDTFEAAMRDAASQEGAAWDDLLAIDGVGNVMAQSLVASFRQEAERASIERLVAHLNIQAAEQRNTDGSPVAGKTVVFTGTLERMTRAEAKARAETLGAKVAGSVSARTDILVAGPGAGSKEKKARELGIEILDEDSWLTLIGQG; translated from the coding sequence GTGGAGAAAAGGGCAGTTGAGGCGTTGACCGAGACGCAGGCGAGGGAAGAACTCGCGGATCTGGCCTTTCGCCTGAACCGGGCAAATTCCGACTATCACGCCGATGATAGACCGGTCCTGTCGGATGCGGACTACGATGCGCTGAAGCGGCGCAACGCCGAGATCGAAGCCCAGTTCCCCGAACTTAAGCGTAGCGATAGCCCTTCGGACCGGATTGGGGCAGCTCCGTCCGAAGGCTTTGGAAAGGTCACGCACACCACGCGTATGATGTCTCTGGGCAATGCCTTTGACCGCGGCGAAGTCATTGAGTTCGATACGAGGATTCGCCGATACCTCGGGCTCTCGGAAGAGGGGGCATTACACTATACGGCTGAACCCAAGATTGACGGACTGTCGCTGAGTCTGCGGTATGAATCAGGACGGCTGGTGCAGGCGGCGACCCGTGGCGATGGCACCGTGGGCGAGAACGTGACCGCAAATGCGTTGACCATAGACGATATTCCGGCGGATCTGACAGATGCGCCCGAGGTGCTGGAAGTGCGGGGTGAGGTCTATATGAGCCATGCGGATTTTGCGTCGCTCAACGCCCGCCAAACTGAACGCGGCGGCAAGACCTTTGCGAACCCCCGCAACGCGGCAGCGGGCAGCTTGAGACAACTGGATGCCCGGATCACACAGAATCGGCCGTTGCGGTTCTTTGCATATGCGTGGGGTACGCTATCTGAACCATTGGCCTATACCCAGATGAGCGCGATTGCCCGGTTGGCGGAGCTGGGATTCTGTGTCAATCCGCTCACCCGCGTGTGTGATGGACCTGACGAAATGCTGGCGCACTACAGCGCGATTGAAGGTCAGCGCGCGACGCTCGGCTATGACATTGATGGTGTGGTCTACAAGGTCAACGATCTGGCGTTGCAGGAGCGGCTTGGATTTCGTTCAACCACCCCACGTTGGGCGATTGCGCACAAGTTTCCGGCCGAGCTGGCGTGGACAAGGCTCGAGGCGATCGACATCAAGGTGGGGCGTACTGGCGCGCTCAGCCCGGTCGCGCGCCTGAGCCCTGTGACGGTGGGCGGCGTAGTGGTCAGCAACGCGACGCTGCACAACGAAGACTATATCGCCGGTCGGGATTCGTTTGGTGCGCAGATTCGCGATGGCAAGGACATCCGCATCGGCGACTGGGTGCAGGTTTACCGTGCCGGCGATGTGATTCCCAAGATAGCTGATCTGGACCTGTCCCGGCGACCCGATAGCGCCAAGTCTTTTGAGTTTCCGACGACCTGCCCGGAATGCCAATCCGACGCGGTGCGCGAGGAAGGTGACGCAGTGCGGCGCTGTTCCGGCGGGCTGATTTGCCCGGCGCAAGCGGTCGAAAAGTTAAAGCATTTTGTCGCGCGCAATGCCTTTGACATCGAAGGGCTGGGCGCCAAGCAGATCGAACAATTCTATCGCGACGGTTGGATTAAAGAACCCGCGGATATCTTTGACCTTAAAAAGAAATATGGCTCGGGCCTGCAGCAGTTGAAGAACCGCGAGGGTTGGGGTGACAAATCTGCCGCGAATCTTTTTGCCGCGATTGACGAAAAGCGGAAAATCTCGCTGGGTCGGGTGATCTTCGCCCTCGGTTTGCGCCACGTGGGCGAGGCGGGATCGAATCTTTTGGCCCGGCATTACGGTACATGGGACACTTTCGAAGCTGCGATGCGTGATGCCGCCAGTCAGGAGGGGGCGGCTTGGGACGACCTGCTGGCGATCGACGGCGTGGGGAACGTCATGGCGCAATCACTCGTGGCGAGCTTTCGACAAGAGGCTGAGCGTGCCTCGATCGAGCGGCTGGTTGCGCATTTGAACATTCAGGCGGCTGAGCAACGCAACACCGACGGCAGCCCGGTTGCGGGTAAAACGGTGGTGTTCACCGGTACACTCGAACGCATGACACGCGCCGAGGCCAAGGCGCGCGCCGAAACCCTGGGGGCGAAAGTCGCAGGCTCGGTCTCGGCTCGGACGGATATTCTGGTGGCGGGGCCGGGCGCGGGCTCCAAAGAGAAAAAGGCTCGTGAACTGGGGATCGAGATCCTTGATGAAGACAGTTGGCTGACGCTGATCGGGCAG
- the ctrA gene encoding response regulator transcription factor CtrA yields MRVLLVEDDPTTSKSIELMLTHANLNVYATDLGEEGIDLAKLYDYDLILLDLNLPDMNGHEVLRQLRLARIETPILILSGADDTESKIKGFGFGADDYLTKPFHRDELIARIHAIIRRSKGHSQSVIKTGKIAVNLDAKTVDVGGKSVHLTGKEYQMLELLSLRKGTTLTKEMFLNHLYGGMDEPELKIIDVFICKLRKKLSEATCEDSYIETVWGRGYVLRDPEPNKDLVPPLAIGA; encoded by the coding sequence ATGCGTGTTTTACTTGTTGAAGACGATCCGACTACGTCGAAAAGTATCGAGTTGATGCTGACCCATGCAAACCTGAACGTGTATGCGACTGATCTTGGGGAAGAAGGGATCGATCTGGCCAAGCTTTATGACTACGATTTGATTCTTCTTGATCTCAATTTGCCGGACATGAATGGGCACGAAGTATTGCGGCAGTTGCGGCTTGCCCGAATCGAGACGCCGATCCTGATTCTGTCAGGGGCGGATGATACCGAGAGCAAAATCAAAGGGTTCGGATTCGGTGCGGATGACTATCTGACCAAACCCTTTCACAGGGATGAACTGATCGCGCGGATTCATGCAATCATCCGCCGGTCAAAAGGCCATTCGCAGTCGGTTATCAAAACTGGCAAGATCGCTGTCAATTTGGACGCAAAGACTGTGGATGTTGGCGGCAAATCGGTGCATCTGACCGGCAAGGAATATCAGATGCTCGAGCTGCTGAGCCTACGCAAGGGGACCACCCTGACCAAGGAAATGTTCCTGAATCACCTGTATGGCGGTATGGATGAACCAGAGCTTAAGATTATCGACGTTTTCATCTGCAAGTTGCGCAAGAAGCTGAGCGAAGCCACTTGCGAAGACAGCTATATCGAGACGGTCTGGGGGCGTGGCTATGTCCTGCGGGATCCGGAACCCAACAAAGATCTGGTTCCGCCACTCGCCATTGGTGCTTGA
- a CDS encoding DUF1153 domain-containing protein has product MYLKKIDGPRAVTLPDGRIMTRADLPSEDTKRWVASRKASVVKGVLYGLLTREQAEERYRLTEEELNEWIRAVASHGEEALKTTAIQKYRQP; this is encoded by the coding sequence ATGTATCTGAAGAAAATAGATGGACCGCGCGCCGTGACGCTTCCGGACGGGAGGATCATGACGCGGGCGGACCTACCCTCCGAGGACACAAAACGCTGGGTTGCGTCGCGCAAGGCATCGGTCGTCAAAGGGGTTCTTTACGGGCTTTTGACCCGTGAACAAGCCGAAGAACGCTATCGGCTGACGGAGGAGGAATTAAATGAATGGATCCGCGCAGTCGCGTCGCATGGGGAAGAGGCACTTAAAACCACAGCAATCCAGAAATATAGACAACCGTAA
- the mnmA gene encoding tRNA 2-thiouridine(34) synthase MnmA, producing MPLDAHKLNSLGLPKPPSQTRVVVAMSGGVDSSVVAAMLAEEGYDVIGVTLQLYDHGAALAKKGACCAGLDIHDARRVAETMGFPHYVLDYENVFRDAVIDEFADSYLGGATPVPCIRCNERVKFKDLLETARDLEADCMATGHYIQRKMGAHGAELHSAADAARDQSYFLFSTTAEQLDYLRFPLGHLPSKAETRALAAKYGLSVADKPDSQDICFVPDGNYAAVIEKLRPGSAEPGEIVDVAGNVLGTHNGVLRYTVGQRRGLGIGGLVDPLYVVRLDVDKKQVIVGPKDMLSTRTVPVREINWLGDEPLDSRSEWMVSVKVRSTRPPREAILRPLSATTAEVELLTPEDGVSPGQACVFYQTEGSRILGGGWIWRGI from the coding sequence ATGCCCCTAGACGCGCACAAGCTCAATTCGCTTGGCCTGCCCAAACCGCCGTCGCAGACCCGTGTGGTCGTCGCGATGTCCGGCGGCGTGGACAGTTCCGTTGTGGCGGCCATGCTGGCCGAAGAGGGATACGATGTCATCGGCGTGACGTTGCAGTTGTACGATCACGGCGCAGCGCTGGCCAAAAAAGGCGCCTGTTGCGCCGGGCTAGATATTCACGACGCGCGCCGCGTCGCCGAGACAATGGGATTTCCGCACTACGTGCTTGATTACGAAAACGTTTTTCGAGACGCGGTGATTGATGAATTCGCCGACAGCTACCTTGGGGGCGCCACGCCCGTGCCCTGCATCCGCTGCAATGAAAGGGTCAAGTTCAAGGACTTGCTGGAAACCGCACGCGATCTCGAGGCGGACTGTATGGCGACCGGCCACTACATCCAGCGCAAGATGGGCGCCCACGGGGCTGAGTTGCACAGCGCGGCTGATGCCGCCCGTGACCAAAGCTACTTCTTGTTCTCGACAACTGCCGAACAGCTTGACTACCTGCGATTTCCGTTGGGTCACCTGCCATCCAAAGCCGAAACTCGTGCGCTTGCGGCGAAATACGGTCTGAGCGTCGCCGACAAACCCGACAGTCAGGACATCTGCTTTGTCCCTGACGGCAACTACGCCGCTGTGATCGAAAAGCTGCGGCCAGGCTCTGCCGAGCCGGGCGAAATTGTCGATGTGGCGGGCAACGTGCTCGGTACTCACAACGGCGTGTTGCGCTATACAGTGGGCCAGCGCCGGGGGCTGGGCATCGGCGGGCTGGTGGATCCGCTTTATGTGGTGCGGCTTGATGTGGATAAAAAACAGGTCATCGTTGGACCAAAGGACATGCTGTCGACCAGAACGGTGCCGGTGCGCGAGATTAACTGGCTCGGAGACGAGCCACTGGACAGCCGGTCGGAATGGATGGTGTCGGTCAAGGTCCGCTCGACCCGGCCCCCGCGCGAAGCAATCCTGCGGCCCCTGTCGGCAACCACGGCCGAAGTCGAATTGCTGACGCCCGAAGACGGCGTGTCACCCGGTCAGGCCTGCGTGTTCTATCAGACCGAAGGCAGCCGGATTTTGGGCGGCGGCTGGATCTGGCGCGGAATCTGA
- a CDS encoding GNAT family N-acetyltransferase, with amino-acid sequence MQARVADVVLTDLRRGRYLARLAATPNDVEAAQALRHLAFHGQPGLDCDSFDDACLHVLIEERTSGRLVCCFRFLPLADGSEIGRSYAAQYYELSALEIYVGPMVELGRFCVHPDVRDPDVLRVAWGAMTAYVDATGVELLFGCASFAGTEAAEYLDAFAMLKARHLAPKRWLPRVKAPDVFRFAARLRRKPDVRKAMSRMPPLLRTYLMMGGWVSDHAVVDRSMNTLHVFTGVEIAAIPAARKRLLRAVAG; translated from the coding sequence GGTACTGACTGATCTCAGACGAGGGCGCTATTTGGCGCGACTGGCTGCGACGCCCAACGACGTCGAGGCGGCGCAGGCGCTGCGCCATCTGGCGTTTCATGGCCAGCCCGGGCTTGATTGCGACAGCTTCGACGACGCCTGCCTGCATGTTCTGATCGAAGAGCGTACCAGTGGCCGACTGGTTTGCTGCTTTCGATTTTTGCCGCTGGCCGACGGGTCCGAGATCGGACGCAGCTATGCGGCGCAATATTACGAACTGTCTGCCCTCGAAATCTATGTCGGCCCGATGGTCGAGCTGGGGCGGTTCTGCGTCCATCCCGATGTGCGGGATCCCGATGTTCTGCGCGTCGCGTGGGGGGCGATGACGGCCTATGTCGATGCCACCGGGGTCGAGCTTCTGTTTGGCTGCGCGTCTTTTGCCGGGACCGAGGCGGCAGAATATCTTGATGCCTTTGCCATGCTCAAGGCGCGGCATCTTGCGCCGAAACGCTGGCTGCCCCGGGTCAAGGCGCCGGATGTGTTCCGGTTTGCTGCGCGGTTGCGACGCAAACCCGACGTGCGCAAGGCGATGTCGCGAATGCCACCGCTGCTGCGGACCTATCTGATGATGGGAGGCTGGGTAAGCGATCACGCCGTGGTAGACCGGTCGATGAACACGCTACATGTCTTTACTGGGGTCGAGATTGCAGCGATTCCCGCAGCCCGCAAGCGGCTTTTGCGCGCTGTGGCCGGGTAG